The following DNA comes from Candidatus Flexicrinis proximus.
GCGCGCTGGAAGGCGACCACAGCGCAACGCTGACGCACGCCTTCACCAGCGCCGATGCGCTGTATCAGGGCATCACCGCCGAGGTCGACGGCGCGGCCAGCACCAACGACGTGACGGCAGCCATCACCGACAATGAGTCGGCGGTGCTGGAATGGAATCCGACGGCTGCAAGCGCGGCGGAAGGCGCCACAAATGCGACTTCTGTTCGCCTTGACATCACAGCTAACCCGGTCGGCGGCACGCCCACGCTGGAAGGCACGATTAACTTCAATGTGGTTCCCTCAAATATCTCGACCGAGGTCGGCGACGTCGGTACGATCTCCTTCACGGGAACATTTGCCAACGTCAGCGACCTCGCGAGTGACGCTGTTACCATCGCGCATCTCGTCGACACACTGGTCGAAGGTGATGAATCCTATAGCCTGGACATCCTTCCACTCCCGCTCCCCGCGGGTATGAATGTCTCTGTTGCGCCAGCGCTGTTCACAGGCACGATCACCGACGCCACAAGCGCGAGTGTGACCCTGACGGGCGGCGCGACGGTCAGCGAAGCGGTCGGCACGACGCCGCTGACAGTGACGCTGACCACCAGCGCAGGCAACACGCTCGGAGAAGCGGTCACCGTCGCGGTCGATCTGGTTGACGGCACGGCGACGTATGCCGCCGGCGCAGGTGACTTCAGTTTCACCGGCCCGGCCAATACGGTGAACGTCACGTTCCCGGCGGGCAGCGCAGACGGCGCAGCGCAGGTCGTGAACGTCAATATCAACGAAGACGTGCTGGTTGAAGGCACGGAGAGCTTCAGCGCTGAACTCGGTGCGATCACCGGGCCAGCGAGCGTGAACGACCTCACCCAGAATATCACGATCACCGACAACGAAGTCGCTGCCGTGGAATTCCAGGTCGCGTCCAGCTCGGTCGGCGAAGCAACGACGCCGCACACGGTCGTCGCGATCCTCGACATCTCGGCCGTCGGCACGGGCACACCGGCCCTCGGCGCAGCGGTCAGCGTCGGCATCACGCAGACGCCGAACAGCGCGACGACGCCGGAAGACTACACGCTGACGACGACCAGCATCACCTTCCCTGCCGGGGCCAACGACGGCGCGCTTCAGAACATCGACGTTGCGATTGTCAACGACGGCATCAGCGAACCGACGCACGACTTCAGCCTCGGCTTCGGTGTGGTCACCGGCGCAGCGACGGCATCCGGCGCGCATGTCGTGTCGATCCTCGATGACGACATCCCGGGCATCACCGTCACGGAGTCCGGCGGCAACACGTCGGTCGCCGAAGGCGGCGCGACGGACAGCTACACGGTCACGCTGGGCAGCGAGCCGAGCGCTCCGGTCGACATCGCTCTTACGTTCGATCCAGCACAGGTGATCGTGAACGGCGACAGCGACGGCGCATACGCTTTCTCGCTCAACAGCGGCAATTACAACACCGGCGTCACGGTGACGGTGGTCGCCGTGGACGACACGCTGGTCGAGACGAACCCGCACACGTCGCTGATCGTCCAGACGGCCAGCAGCGCCGACCCGATCTACAACGTGATCAACCCGGCCGACGTGACGGTGAGTATCACCGAAAACGATGTCGCCGAAATCGTGCTGGAAGGCGCGACCAGCACGGTCGCGGAGACCGACGGACAGGTCAATCTGACGGCGCGTCTGAATCTGATCTCCAACGGCACGCCGGGCGGCACACTGACCGGCGCGCTGACGGCGCAGATTGAACTGACATCCGGTACGGCCTCGTTCGGTACCGACTACGGCAACGGCACCGTCTCGGTCAGCTTCCCGAACGGCACGGCGCACAACGCGACGCTGCCGATCAGCATCCCGATCGTCAACGACCGGATGCTGGAAGCCAGCGAGACGTTCACGGTCAGCCTGAGCCTGCTGGCAGGCAACGGATCGGTCAGCGGCGCCAACGTCGTGACGATCACCGATGACGAATCCGGCATCTTCACCTTCAACCTCGCCAGCGACAGTACGCCGGAAGGCGCAGGCACCTACAACCGCACCGCGCGGCTGACGATCATCGGCAGCGGCGACGGCACGACCTTCCGGATCCAGGACGCGGCCAGCATCGCGCTGGGGAGCGTCCCGAATACGGCGGGCAGCCCAGTCGACTACAGCCTGATCACCACGGCGCTCAACGTGCCGGCCAACGCACCTTCGCCGCTCGATATGCCGTTCGACGTGTCGATCGTGGATGACGCGCTTGTGGAAGCCGACGAGCTCTTCGCTGTAGTCTTCGGTTCGATCACCGGCAGCGGCAGCCTGAGCAGCAGCGGCACGCATATGGTGACGATCACCGAGAACGACAGCGCGTCGGTCTCGTTCACCACAGCAAGCGGGACGGTGGCCGAGGGCGGCGGTACTTACACCGCCATCGCCCAGCTCGACCTGACGACCGTCGGCACCGGCACGCCGGGCCTACAGGTGCCTGTCCTGCTCTCGGTCGGGACGGCCGGCAGCGCGACGTTCGGGCCCGACTACAGCCTGGCGCCGATCGTTGTGTTCACGCCTGCGGACGCGGACGGCGCGACCTTTAACGTGGTCATCAACATCACGCAAGACGCGATCGACGAGACGGACGAGACGATCGACCTCACGCTCTCCCCGACGGCGCCGGTATCGATCGGCGCGCAGGGCACGCACACCGTCACGATCATCGACGACGACACGGCGGCCGTGATCGTCACCGAAAGCGGCGGCACGACGGCTGTCACCGAAGGCGGCGCGCAGGACTTGTACGACGTGGTCCTGGCCACCCAGCCGACGGCCCCTGTGACTGTCGCGCTCACCTTCGACAGCCAGATCGAAGTCAGCACGGACGGAATCACCTTCTTCCCCTCGCCGGTGAACCTGTTCTTCACGCCGGGCGACTGGAACAACACGAGAACTATCGTCGTTCAGGCCGTCAACGATACGGTGGTCGAAGGGCCGCATGCTTCGCTGATCGCGCAGGATACGACGAGCGGCGACCTGAACTACAACCTGATCGCCACGGCGGACGTGAACGTCAGTATCACCGACAACGACACGGCCGAAGTCATCTTTGCCTCGGCGGGCTTCTCGGCGATCGAAGGTGCCGTGTTCAGCCCGGGGATGACTCTGAAAGTCACGGCCAACGGCGCACCGGGCGGCACCATCGCCTCGCCAATCACCGTCAACGCGGCGATCGTCCTCGGCACAGCGGAAGCAGGCGACGTGACCCTGCTCACCGCCGTCGATACGTTCCCGGCCGGCTCAGCGCACGACACGGTCTCGATGGGGATCAGCACCCAGATCGTCGACGACCTGATCGTCGAGCGGACTGAGGACTTCACGCTGAACCTGAGCATCGGGTCCGGTCTCGCGACGACCACCGCGTCGAATGTCTACCAGATCAGCAGCGACGACACCGCAGCCATCAGCTACAGCGCGCCGAACAGCAGCGCGCCGGAAACAATCACGCCGCACAGCGTGACGGCGCTCCTGACGCTGGGCGGCACGGGTACCGGCACGCCGAGCATCGAGGAACCGGTTTCGGTGGTCATCACCGAGACGGCCGGCACGGCCACGACGCCGGCAGACTACACGCTGACGACGACCTCAATCACCTTCCCGGCCGGCAGCCCGAATGCCGCGACGGCGCCAGTCTCGTCCGGCATCGTTAACGACGCGCTGATCGAAGGCCCGCATACCTTCACGCTCGGCCTCGGCGCGATCACGACCAACCTGACCGGCGTCAGCGCCAGCGGCTCGCACGTGGTCACAATCTTCGACGACGACTTCGCCGGCGTGACGATCACGGAGTCGGCCGGTTCGACCGACGTGGTCGAAGGCAGCACGACTGATACCTTCGACATCGTCCTGAATGCCCAACCGGTGAGCGACGTGACGATCACGTTCGACGTCGGCACGCAGGTTACGTTCGCGGCCAATCCGATGGTCTTCACGCCGGGCAACTGGAACGTGCCGCAGACGGTCACGGTCACGGCGGTGGACGATATCGTCATCGAAGGACCGCACAACACGGTCGTCGGCCTGATATTCACGGGAGACGTGGACTTCGCGGCGATCCCGCCGAACAGCATCGCGGTGCTCGTGAACATCACGGATAACGACGTGCCGGGCGTAGTCATTACCGAAAGTGCCGGCACAACCGATGTCGTTGAAGGCGGCGCGACCGACACGTACGATATCGTGCTGCTCGGCGCCCCGACCAATGATGTGATCATCACGCTCGGCAGCGTCGGCGGCCAGTTGATCCTCCCGGCTCCGCTGACCTTCACGCCAGCCAACTATAACGTGCCGCAAACGGTGACGGTCACGGCAGTCGATGACGGCGTCTATGAAGGCGACCACACCGACACCATCACCCATACCGTGACCAGCGCGGACGTGAACTACAACGGCTTCGCTGCCGGCACGGTGGCGGTCAACATCGCCGACGGCATCAGCGAGCTGATCCTGAACGGCGGCTTCGAGACGCCGGGCGCAACCGCCAGGGAGGCGCAGAACTGGAAGGGCGTACTGCTGACCAGCCTGGACCGCCGGGTGTGCAACACGCTCGCCAACCCGAACAAGGCGTTCGAAGGCTCCTGTGCGTTCCAGTTCAACTTCACAGGTCCGCTGGTCGTCGGCCGCAAGCTCAAGCAGGTTACTACGGCGCCGGTCTGGGGCAACATCGGTGAAACACTGACGCTCTCGGCACAAATCTCAGGCAAGAACTTCGCCGCGGGCGCTAAGATGCGTATCAAGGTGTTCTACAGCGACGGCACGGCCGAGAAGGTTCAGGTTGACATCCCGGCCGGCACCTACCCGTACGCGCCGCTGACGACTTCGCTCCCCTTGCCCAAGCGGGTGACCAAAGCGATCGTGATGTTCAAGGTGGGCAGCGCGGTCGGCCGGGTCTGGATCGATGACGTCTCGTTCACCGTCACCCCGGCAGGGGCGCCGCCACGCAATACGCGCATGGATGCAGGCGCGCTGCCGCTGCCTGACGCACTGCCGCTGCCGCTCCCTATGCGGCGCGCGGATAACTAGTATCGAGGCCTCCGGCAGGGCAGGTCGCTCTGCCGGAGGCCTTCAAAGACGCTTTATTGACGCTTTCCAGAACAATCCAGTGCGGTGAGTGCGGCCATTATCACGCTTCATCATGCAAGACAACGGGGAACAGTTATGACTCAGACTAATCGCATTATCCTCAGGGTTCTCTTCCTGATACTGCTGGCAGCAGTACCGCTTATGGCTGCTTCCGCGCAGGCGCCCACCGTCAACAGCGACGCGTATTCGGTCAACGTCAACGGTTATCTGAACGTTGCCGCGGGTAGTGGGCTGCTGGTCAACGACACGGGCTTTAACGCGACCACCCATCGGCTGGAAACCTTTGACTCCGTCAGTCAGTACGGGGGCACTGTGTTCGTCGCTTCGGATGGCGCGTTTACCTACGACCCGCCGATCGCATTCCGCGGCGTCGATACCTTCGCCTACACGGTGCGCAACGCTTCTGGCTCAAACAGGGCAATCGTCACGATCGATGTCACCGGAGAAACCGTCTGGTTCGTCGACGATACTGCGGCAGCCGGCGGCGACGGCACGATCAATGCGCCGTTCAACAGCTTCGCTCCGGTGAACGGATCCGGCGGTGTCGGCGACATCGACTCGGTCGGCAACACGATTTTCGTCTACGAAGGTAGCTACAGCGTCGAATTCGACCTCGAGTCTGGCCAGAAACTGATCGGCCACAGCGAGGGGCTCGACTTGATCGGGACGGCCAATGACGTCGCTGCCGCGACCACGCCGGCCCTGACAACCAGCGGCAGCTTCCCGATTGTCGAGCTGTTCGGCGCGGGCGGCGCAGTGCGCGGCTTCGCCATCAACAACACCAACAGCCAGGCGATATCAGGCACCAGCATTTCCAACTTCACCATAGCCAACGTCGCCATCACAGCTGGCATCACGTCCAGCGGCGCGGTCGCGTTCATCGGCACATCCGGCACAAACACGCTGAACAATGTCGATATCACCGGTACGGTGCCGTCGGGCAACAGCGCGTTCGCCTTCGTCAGCAATGCAGGGACGATCAACCTGGTGGGCAGCACTGTGAGCAGCTTCACTGGCGGCCGCGTGCTGAGCATCGATAGCAACAGCGGGACCATTGCCTTCGACGCCAACAGCGACCTCAGTTCCACCGACACCCGCGGCCTGATCATCGCCAGCCAGACAGCCACCGGAGTGGTCACGCTGGCGGGCGTGGATCTGGACGGCGGCGTAACAGGCAACCCGCTGATCTCTCTGCTCAACAACCACGCCAATTCGGTCGTCAACTTCGAAGAGGGTGTGTTCGCTGATGCCGCGACGACGAATACGCAGGCCTTCAATCACAATGGCGGAAAACTGAAAATCGCCGGGACAACCAGCGTTTTGACCGCTGCATCCGGCTCGGCCTTGGATCTGGAGGGCGTTGAACTCACCCAGAACGCGACTTTCGCCAGCCTGTCCTCGACCGACAGCACCAGCGAAGGCGTGCGCATCAGCCAGCCAGTCGGCAATAACGACATCATCGTCACCGGCACGACAACCGTCACCAATCCGGCCACGCGGGCGGTCCGCGCCAACAGCACGGCCGCCAGCGGCTTCCTGCTGCAGATGGCGGTATTGAACTCGACCGGCGGCACAGTCGGCATCGAAGTCCTCAACACCGCTGTTACGGTGACCAACAGCACCAGCACCCTGACCACCAGCGCCGGGCCGGCAGTCTTCTGTACGACCGGCACGACCAACCTGGCGCTGGCCACCCTGACCGCGGCGGGCGGAACAACCGGGGTCTCGTTCGACGGCTGCACCGGTACGGTCACGGCTACTGTCGGCACGCTGAACTCGACCGGCGGCGCGACCAACCATGTCGTCAATATCGTCAACACCAGCGGCACCAGCGCCGTCAGCTTCACCTACGGCGGAACCATCAACAAGACCACCGACGGCGCCGCTGTCAATATCGTCGGCCTGACCGGCGCGGCGGGTGCAGCCAGCTTCAATGGGACGGTAACCGGCACGAATGCCTCGGATGGCGTGCTCATTACCAACACCACGCGCCCGGTCACGTTCACAACCCTGACACTGGGCACCGGCGGTGCGCGCTTCACGGTCACCCCAGTCACGCTGGCGGGTAATACCGGAGCCGTTGATCTCGGCGTCTTCACCAGCTTTACCGACGGCGACGAAGCGCTGACCGTCAGCTACGTCAACGCCTCTCCAGGCGCGGTCACGACCGACGCGGGAAGCGTGCTGAACACCACCGGCGCATCCGCCGCGTTGTTCGTCAGCCACGCGACCAGCCAGGCGATCACGCTGAGCTTCGCCAGCATCACGAACACGGGAGCAGGTTCACATGGCATCAGCCTGAACCGCACCAGCGGCGCAATCGTTGTCAGCGGCCTGACCAATCTGGGCGCAAAGACCACAGCCGGTATCGAAATCAGCAATTCGAATACTGTCGCTAGTTTCCAGGAAGTGGACATCACCGGCGCCGCTGATGGCGTGAAGCTTTCCAACAACAACGGCAGCTTCACGATTTTGGGCGATGGCAACTTCGCGACTTCGCACACCGACGGGTTCGGTGGAACGTTCACCAACCTGACCGACAACGCCTTCGATTTCAACGGGGTTGTCGATTTCCGTGCCACCGACCTTACGATTTCGGGTACGGGCGGCCATGGCGTCACCGGCAGGAGCGTCTCCGGTACAACCATCTTCTCGAATGTCGACATGACCAACATCGGCAACGCCGACAACGAACACGTCTTCAACTTCCAGGAAGGTGCCGTCAGCGGGGCGCAGGTCTCCGGCACGCTGAACATCAATAACAGCGTGATCACCAACTTCACCGATAACGGGCTGTATCTGGAGAACTTCGCCGGTGCGCTGAATTTCAGGTTCACCGACAACACCCTCACCAACAATATCACCACGGCGGCCTGCGGCGGCGGCAACTGCAACGGCAACGGCATCCTGCTGCGCGCGGACGGCACGGCGACCATCACCGGGCTGATCCAGAACAACAACATCAACCAGGTCGACGGCATCGCGATTACGGCCAACCCGGAAGGCAATTCCAACGCCCGCATGGATCTTACGATCAGACAGAACACCATTGTCGCCAATGCCTATGGTGGCGCCAGCCACACCAACAACGGCGAAATCGCCATCAGCCTGCGCAATGCTCAGGGTAACAGCGACCTGTACTTCGATGTAGACGACAACGATTTCGACAACTACAGCGGTGAGTTCGCTCTGGGGATTGTTGAAGTCGAAGGCGGGGATACAACGACGACCCACGGTCGCATCAACAACAACCAGTTCCTCGACGCGCATTTCGGCAGCCCGATCGGCCTCAACCCTGACGGCGGGCATACCTCAGGCCCCGGAACGCCGACGAACTTCGACTTCATCGTGTCGGTTACCACCAACACCGGCCCGGGAAGCATGTACGGCGCGGGCATCTATGCTGTGGGATATGGCGGCATTGCGGGCAGCAACCCGAACGCGCAGATCACCCTCACAGGGAACACTTTCAATGCGGTGCCCAGCGGAGTGTTCCAGCGGACGCTGATGGTCGACTTCGGGGGCTTCAATCGCGGGTGTTTCAACATCACCGGCAATACGCTGGCGGCTGGAAATGGCGGCTCCAACGGCCTCGACTTCTACTATCAGGATAACGTCATCATGCAGCTGCAGGGGACGACCGGCTCAACTGACGCTCTGGCGACAACACGTCTGACCAGCACGAATACGGTCGCTGGTGGCGTATTCGTCGGTATTTTGAACAACATCACCAGCGCGACCTGTACGACGCCGACCATGCCGAACCCGGTGCCTTAGTTGATCCACTGCCACTGGCCGGCCCTGCTTGAATGGGGCCGGCCAGCCTACACCATCACGACCGGCCGACGCCGGCCAAACCGACAGGAGTCCTGAACATGGCAGAACCGTTCTTATCAGAAATCCGAATTATGTCGTTTGTGTTTGCCCCTAGAGGCTGGGCGCTCTGTAATGGGCAGCTGCTCCCGATCAATCAAAATCAGGCGCTGTTCTCCTTGCTTGGCACAACCTTCGGCGGTGACGGCCGCGTGAACTTCGCGCTGCCCGACCTGCGCGGACGCACGCCGATCCATGTGGGCAGCAGTCACACCCTCGGCGAGCGTGGCGGCGAGCAGGCGCATACCCTGAGCATCGGCGAGATTCCCACCCATATCCACGCCGCGCAGTTCTCCACAGCGGCCGCGACAAGCGCCGATGGCACCGGTAACGTCCCGGCGCAGACGCTGACGCCGGCCTACGGCCCCGCGCAAAATCTGGTCGCCATGGCCGCCGGACACATCGCGAACGTCGGCGGAAGCCAGGCCCACCTGAATATGCAGCCGTTCCTGACGCTCAGTTTCTGTATCGCGCTTCAGGGCATTTTCCCGAGCCCTACCTAAGAGGAGTTAACGATTATGGCACAACCCTATGTAGGGGAAATTCGGATGTTCGCGGGGAACTTCGCCCCGGCCGGCTGGATGTTCTGCGAGGGACAGCTCCTGCCCATCTCCGAGAACGAGACCCTCTTTCAACTGATCGGGACGACCTACGGCGGCGACGGGGAGAGCACGTTCGCCCTGCCCGACCTGCGCGGCCGCATCCCCATCCATCAGGGCAACGGGTTTATCCTTGCGGAGACGGGTGGCGCTGAGGAAATCACGCTGACGGTGTCCCAGATTCCGGCGCATACCCATCCGCTGCTGGCGAACTCGCAGGCGGCCACCGAATCCATACCCGCACCGACCGCACTGCCCGCATCGCCCAGTCCCACCATTTACAGCGCCCGTACGCCAACAGTCTTTATGAGTCCGCAAACGGTCAGTCCGGTCGGCGGCAGCCAGCCGCACACCAATTTCCAGCCGTATCTGTGCGTCGACTTCATCATCTCGCTGTTCGGCATCTTCCCGTCGCCTACCTAACGGAGATCCTCCAACATGGCTGATCCATTTGTCGCCGAAATTCGAATCTTCCCGTTCAACTTTGCCCCCAGGGGCTGGGCCTGGTGTGACGGGCAGCTGCTGCCCCTGTCTCAGAATACGGCGCTGTTCTCGCTGTTGGGCACAACCTACGGCGGCAACGGCAAGAGCAACTTCGCCCTGCCCGACCTGCAGGGTCGCGCGCCGATGCATCCGGGCCAGGGGCCTGGCCTCTCGCTGCACGATCTCGGCGAAACGGGCGGCACCGAAACCGTTTCCCTGCTCGAATCCGAAATCCCGTCGCACAGCCACGGCATGGCCTTCTCACCGAATCTCGGCAATACCAACAACCCCGCCGGCGCTTACTACGCTGGCCCGCGCAGCGGTTTTCTGTATACGCCGGCAGCCAACCTGACGCCGATCAACGCGTCGGCGCTGGCGCCTACTGGAGGCGATCAGCCGCATAACAACATGCAGCCGTACCTGACGTTCTATTTCTGCATCGCCCTGCAGGGCGTTTTCCCGCCGCGTACCTAACCGAGGCTTTCGCGCAATGCAGTCGTCTGTTCAGCCGTCGCGTTCAGTCCGCCCATGGCAGCCACCCGTGGGCTTTGCCGTGCGCGCCATCCAGCCCGAAGACATGGACTTCCTGTGCGCGCTGTACGCGTCGACGCGCGCGGAAGAGCTGGAACGAGTCGATTGGCCGGACGAACAGAAGAACGCCTTCGTCGTGATGCAGTTCAGCCAACAGCACCAGCATTATCAGCTCCACTTCCCCGACGCAGGCTACTATATCCTGTCTCAGGGGGAGACGCCGGTCGGCAGGCTGTATGTGCATTGGAAGCGGGGTAACGCGCTGCACCTGATGGACCTCACGCTCGCGCCGGAGCACCGCAATCGCGGCATTGGCACCGCCATCATGCACGCCCTGATGCGCGAAACCGCGCGCTCTGCCGAGCGCATGACCCTGTATGTCGAAGGCTTCAATCCGGCCTTTCGGCTGTACCAGCGCCTGGGCTTCCAGCCTGCGGAGACTCACGGTATCTACTCGCTCATGGAATGGAAGCCGTAACATGCCGCGCCTGACCTACAAGGATTTCGAAGCCAGCATAAATCAGCCTTTTCAGATCCACTTTGGCGCCGACCAGCTGCTTACCGTGACGCTGACCGAGTTCCGCCTCTGGGGCCAGCCCGCGCCGGATGAAAAACCCGACGCCTATCAGCCGTTTACCATCGTGTTTCAGTCAGACATCACCCAGTATCTGCCACAGGCCACCTACCGCATCGCCAACGAGCGCATCGGAGAACACGACATCTTTATCGTTCCCCTTGGCCCTAACAAACTGGGCGTGCAGTACGAAGCCGTCTTTAGCTAGTTTATGAGATCATCTGCCGGGCAATTATCGAACGTGGAGTAAAGCATCGTGAGCCAGAATCCGCTATCGCGCCGCAAGTTCATCCAAATGGGTTTCGCCACGATGGGTACCGCCGCAGTCGCGCCGGTCGCCGGGGCTGTGGAGTCGCTCACACGCCCGGGCCGCTCGGTGACAGTC
Coding sequences within:
- a CDS encoding phage tail protein produces the protein MAEPFLSEIRIMSFVFAPRGWALCNGQLLPINQNQALFSLLGTTFGGDGRVNFALPDLRGRTPIHVGSSHTLGERGGEQAHTLSIGEIPTHIHAAQFSTAAATSADGTGNVPAQTLTPAYGPAQNLVAMAAGHIANVGGSQAHLNMQPFLTLSFCIALQGIFPSPT
- a CDS encoding phage tail protein, with translation MAQPYVGEIRMFAGNFAPAGWMFCEGQLLPISENETLFQLIGTTYGGDGESTFALPDLRGRIPIHQGNGFILAETGGAEEITLTVSQIPAHTHPLLANSQAATESIPAPTALPASPSPTIYSARTPTVFMSPQTVSPVGGSQPHTNFQPYLCVDFIISLFGIFPSPT
- a CDS encoding phage tail protein yields the protein MADPFVAEIRIFPFNFAPRGWAWCDGQLLPLSQNTALFSLLGTTYGGNGKSNFALPDLQGRAPMHPGQGPGLSLHDLGETGGTETVSLLESEIPSHSHGMAFSPNLGNTNNPAGAYYAGPRSGFLYTPAANLTPINASALAPTGGDQPHNNMQPYLTFYFCIALQGVFPPRT
- a CDS encoding GNAT family N-acetyltransferase; the protein is MQSSVQPSRSVRPWQPPVGFAVRAIQPEDMDFLCALYASTRAEELERVDWPDEQKNAFVVMQFSQQHQHYQLHFPDAGYYILSQGETPVGRLYVHWKRGNALHLMDLTLAPEHRNRGIGTAIMHALMRETARSAERMTLYVEGFNPAFRLYQRLGFQPAETHGIYSLMEWKP